The Flavobacterium sp. CBA20B-1 genome includes the window CCAATACGTGAAGGATTCTCGTTTTTGCGTTCGCGAACGTTTGTATCGCCAAATTTTTTTAATGAAAGTAACTGCTTCCAGTTCATTATCGTATTTGTCATTTTGTTAAGACAATTGTTCGTTTATAATATTTTGCTTTACTTGTTTGTAAAAATCGTCTTTTGCCTGCGCATACGATACTTGATACAAACGTTTTTGGGGATGATATTTCTCTGGTATCGAAACTTTAAGAGTATCGTACAAATCATCTAATAATTCGTTTGATGGTTTTTCGTAGGAAATTTGCCATTCAAATCTGCGTTTCAAAGCTTCATCAATCATCTGTACTTGATTGGTTGCTGCAATCAAAATCGATTTCTGCGGAAAATAATCCATTAATTGAATAATGGCATTTACCACGCGTTTCATTTCTGAATTGTCTTTGTTATCGTAATCGCGAATTTGTCCTAACGAATCAAATTCATCTAACAACAAAACCATACTTTCATACTGCGATTCTTTGAACAACGCATCTAAATTTTTAGCTGTTTCACCTAATTTCGATGAAATAATGGTTGCCAAATTTACAATCATTAGTTTTTTGTTTAAATGATTGGCAATCACTTTAGCTGTCATGGTTTTTCCTGTACCGCTGTCGCCATACAACAACAATTTGTTCGATATAGGTATTTTGTATTGATCAAACAAATTTTTAAACTGTTGCTCATGCAAAAACGCCATTAAATGACTTTTAATTTCAGCCGATGCAATGAAATCTTCAAACGTAACATTGCTTCTATCAATATAATAAAAAGTACTCATTTATATAGTTTGTGTTTTCTTTAAACCTTTAAATGCCATTCTAAAAGCGAATAGCATTAAAATAGATGCCAAAACAAAGGGTGCACCCGGAAAGATAAACGGAGCCGAATCGTGCGTAAAATAATAAAAAATACTGGTCATAACCAACGGTCCAAATGTAGCTGTAGCACTGTTTAAGCTTGCCAATGTTCCTTGAATTTGCCCTTGCTCGTTTGGTGGCACGTGATTGGTAATTTCTGATTGAATGGCTGGACCGGCTAATCCACCTAAACAATAAGGAATTAAAAACACAAAAACCATCCATTCTTTTGATGCAAATGCAATTAAAATTAAACCCAAACAGTTTATCGAATAGCCTAATAAAATACTTTTCCCATTGCCAATACGTGGGTTAATGTATCGCACCAAACCACCTTGCACAATAGCAACCAACAAACCAATAACGCCTAGTGAAATACCCACCATGCGTTCGTCCCAGTTGTATCGATACATGGTATAAAAACTCCAATTTCCGTGAACGGCATGCGATGCAAAATACATAAAAAACATGGCAGCTACTAGGCCAATAATATTCGGGAATTTTTTTAGGCGCAATAAAGAGCCAACTGGGTTGGCAGCTTTCCATTCAAAACTTCTACGCTTATCGGGTTGTAATGATTCAGGTAGCACAAAATATCCATACACAAAATTCACAAAACACAAAGCCGCAGCAGCATAAAACGGAACGCGTGAACCAAACTGCCCTAGCAAACCACCAATTACCGGACCAATGATAAAGCCAATTCCGAACGCAGCCCCAACCAAACCAAAATTTTTGGCTTTATTTTCGGGTGTACTTACATCGGATATGTAGGCCATTGCGGTAGAGATGCTTGCTCCGGTTATTCCGGCTACAATTCTTCCTACAAAAAGCCATGGAACGCTAGGCGCTAACGCCAAAACTAAGTAATCTACTGCAAATGCCATTAAAGAGATCAACAAAATAGGGCGTCTTCCATATCGATCGGATAAACTGCCCATGAGTGGGGCACACAAAAACTGCGTGAAAGCGTATGCAAATGCCAACCAGCCACCTAACTGTGCGGCTTCGCTAATATCGGAATGATTTAATTCTTGTAATAATTTGGGAATTACCGGAATAATAATACCAATACCAATAATATCAATTAACATGGTAATAAATATAAAACCTATTGCAGCTGACTTTTTAGAGCCCATACTTTTTTTATTAAGAAAACAAATCTACGAAATAGCTTCGGTTTTTTTATAAATTAGTGTTTTAAAAGTATGTATAATTTATGGTGAAATCTGTGGCATTTTTATGGTTGTTTTTATGCTTTATCTCTTGTAACAAAAAACCGATATCGGTTGTTAATTTTGATGAATTAATTCATTATAAGGTTGATTCTTTGGCTGCTAATAAAAAGGAACTAACTGCTATTTTATCTGGAAAAGGTATTGAAACTATTGCTGACACCTTGGTTATTAATCAATTGACAGAATTAGGTTTTGTAAGATCTTTGGTTGATAAATCTAGTGCCAAAAAAGTGAAACAAGTGTTGACATCAAACCAAAACACAATCGACAACAGTAAATGTTTGCCCATTTATCGGGACTTTTTAATTCTAAAGAAGCAAAATAAAACCATAGGAATTTTTAAAGTTTGTTTGGAATGTTCGCAGTTTAACTATATTGATGCTTTTACGAATGAAGAAATATTGATGAATGATGAGAATAAATCATTGATATATAAGCACTTGTGATAAAAAAATAACATTCATCAATTAAACATTTATTTTCATAAAAAAATGGCTATTTTAGCACTGTAACATTAAAAGATTTATGAAAAACAAATATGTAAACTTTATATCCGACGAACATTTATTAAATTGTATAGAAAATTTACATCAATCGTATCTAAAATCGAAAAATAAAATTTCTAAAAAAAGTTTTTACAATAATAAAATTGATACAATAAAACTTACATTCGATGCAAAATTTAATGATATTAGCGAAGATGATTTAATACAAACTGAAATGCTTCGTCAAATTGATAAATCTATCAATAATTCAATAGGAACTTTTCATGAACAAGTTTTAGGTGGAATTAATGGTTTTGAACTTGGGAATTTGAGTGGTTTCGATATAAAAGCAAGTGATGATACATTGTTTGCTGAT containing:
- a CDS encoding AAA family ATPase codes for the protein MSTFYYIDRSNVTFEDFIASAEIKSHLMAFLHEQQFKNLFDQYKIPISNKLLLYGDSGTGKTMTAKVIANHLNKKLMIVNLATIISSKLGETAKNLDALFKESQYESMVLLLDEFDSLGQIRDYDNKDNSEMKRVVNAIIQLMDYFPQKSILIAATNQVQMIDEALKRRFEWQISYEKPSNELLDDLYDTLKVSIPEKYHPQKRLYQVSYAQAKDDFYKQVKQNIINEQLS
- a CDS encoding TCR/Tet family MFS transporter; translated protein: MGSKKSAAIGFIFITMLIDIIGIGIIIPVIPKLLQELNHSDISEAAQLGGWLAFAYAFTQFLCAPLMGSLSDRYGRRPILLISLMAFAVDYLVLALAPSVPWLFVGRIVAGITGASISTAMAYISDVSTPENKAKNFGLVGAAFGIGFIIGPVIGGLLGQFGSRVPFYAAAALCFVNFVYGYFVLPESLQPDKRRSFEWKAANPVGSLLRLKKFPNIIGLVAAMFFMYFASHAVHGNWSFYTMYRYNWDERMVGISLGVIGLLVAIVQGGLVRYINPRIGNGKSILLGYSINCLGLILIAFASKEWMVFVFLIPYCLGGLAGPAIQSEITNHVPPNEQGQIQGTLASLNSATATFGPLVMTSIFYYFTHDSAPFIFPGAPFVLASILMLFAFRMAFKGLKKTQTI